A window from Candidatus Eremiobacterota bacterium encodes these proteins:
- a CDS encoding FAD-dependent oxidoreductase: MRYDLAVIGSGQGGVPLAVDFAERGKRVVLFERGELGGCCVNVGCTPSKSFLASAHAAGRARRAADVHVQCEVRADVPAVMARVRRIVGEWRAGVLEKLEKSGVELVRAEASFDAPHAVRAGGETYAADVVVIDTGGHANVPPLDGLAGTPFLTNENFFLQETLPKRLIVLGSGYIGLELGQGAARLGSAVTLVTPDDRLIAREETDVCNVLTSSFERDGIEVRLETKAAKVAYDGGSFTVTLSEGGTLAGDGLLVAIGRRPNIPEGTVARAGIALDERGNVKCDQHLRTSVADHYALGDVAGQPQFTHVSWEDFRRLKAIIGGDLSRTRDDRVLGYAMFVEPQVGRVGLSADQAVEQHVEHRVVTRRLSDVARGSEWSLEDGFFRLVVEPRTDKILGATFVGYEAGELIHVILAHMEAGSTWRVLERSVHIHPTFAEGLPTLARQLL, translated from the coding sequence ATGCGGTACGATTTGGCGGTTATCGGTTCGGGGCAGGGCGGGGTGCCGCTGGCGGTCGACTTCGCGGAGCGCGGGAAGCGGGTCGTCCTGTTCGAGCGCGGTGAGCTCGGCGGGTGCTGCGTCAACGTCGGGTGCACGCCGTCGAAGTCGTTTCTCGCCTCGGCGCACGCGGCGGGGCGCGCGCGGCGCGCGGCGGACGTGCACGTGCAGTGCGAGGTGCGCGCCGACGTGCCGGCGGTGATGGCGCGCGTGCGGCGAATCGTCGGCGAGTGGCGGGCGGGCGTCCTCGAGAAGCTCGAGAAGAGCGGCGTCGAGCTGGTGCGCGCGGAAGCGTCGTTCGACGCGCCGCACGCCGTGCGCGCCGGCGGAGAGACGTACGCAGCGGACGTCGTCGTGATCGACACCGGCGGCCACGCGAACGTTCCGCCGCTCGACGGGCTCGCCGGAACGCCGTTTCTGACCAACGAGAACTTCTTTCTGCAGGAGACGCTTCCGAAGCGGTTGATCGTGCTCGGCTCCGGCTACATCGGGCTCGAGCTCGGGCAAGGCGCGGCGCGGCTCGGCAGCGCGGTCACCCTCGTCACGCCCGACGACCGTCTGATCGCGCGCGAAGAAACCGACGTCTGCAACGTGCTGACGAGCTCGTTCGAACGCGACGGGATCGAGGTGCGGCTCGAAACAAAAGCGGCGAAGGTCGCCTACGACGGAGGGAGCTTCACCGTGACGCTGAGCGAGGGCGGCACGCTCGCCGGCGACGGGCTCTTGGTCGCGATCGGGCGCCGCCCGAACATTCCGGAGGGGACGGTCGCGCGTGCCGGGATCGCGCTGGACGAGCGCGGCAACGTCAAGTGCGATCAGCACCTGCGCACCAGCGTCGCCGACCACTACGCGTTGGGCGACGTCGCCGGGCAGCCGCAGTTCACGCACGTCTCGTGGGAAGACTTCCGCCGGCTCAAAGCGATCATCGGCGGCGACCTCTCGCGCACGCGCGACGACCGCGTGCTGGGCTACGCGATGTTCGTCGAGCCGCAGGTCGGGCGCGTCGGGCTCTCCGCCGATCAGGCGGTCGAACAGCACGTCGAGCACCGCGTGGTCACCCGCCGGCTCAGCGACGTCGCGCGCGGCAGCGAGTGGTCGCTCGAAGACGGCTTCTTCCGCTTGGTCGTCGAGCCGCGGACCGACAAGATCCTCGGCGCGACGTTCGTCGGGTACGAGGCCGGGGAATTGATCCACGTGATCCTCGCGCACATGGAAGCCGGCTCGACGTGGCGCGTCCTCGAGCGCTCCGTCCACATTCACCCGACCTTCGCCGAAGGGTTGCCTACGCTCGCCCGCCAGCTTCTATGA
- a CDS encoding nucleotidyltransferase domain-containing protein — MSTMDIRKWVTLERSLIALRERESWLRSKGVVHAAVFGSVARGDDDQSSDVDVLLELAPNAPVGTPELLQIEAALVAALGRSVDVVSRGGLKSPRHDHIIKEMVPAF; from the coding sequence ATGAGCACCATGGATATCCGCAAATGGGTGACCCTGGAACGGTCGCTGATCGCTCTCCGCGAGCGGGAAAGCTGGCTACGGTCGAAAGGAGTCGTCCACGCAGCCGTCTTCGGTTCGGTTGCCCGCGGCGACGATGACCAAAGCAGTGATGTCGACGTTCTTTTGGAGCTCGCTCCGAACGCGCCGGTCGGAACCCCCGAGTTGCTGCAGATCGAGGCTGCTCTCGTCGCAGCGCTGGGTCGCAGCGTCGATGTCGTATCACGCGGCGGCCTGAAATCGCCGAGGCACGACCACATCATCAAGGAGATGGTTCCGGCCTTCTGA
- the glgB gene encoding 1,4-alpha-glucan branching protein GlgB, whose protein sequence is MTADQRAEALEQGREGDPFAVLGPHPLGSGTVVRAFLPGARSVRVVGADGRALAEAEPVGENGLFEAYAVALPERYKLRVKDARGTRTIEDPYLFGPLIGELDAWLFGQGDHHDLYRVLGAHPDEIDGVQGTRFAVWAPNATRVSVVGDWNDWDGRVHPMRLRREAGVWEIFLPGVGPGARYKYELLGPSGELLPLRADPFAFAAEQRPANASIVTAPSAYEWHDDAWLRTRAEKQRRDAPIQIYEVHLGSWRRVPEEGDRFLTYRELADQLIPYVKELGFTHVELMPVTEHPFDLSWGYQTTSWFAPTSRFGEPDEFRAFVDAAHAAGIGVILDWVPGHFPTDAHALGRFDGTALYEHADPREGFHREWGTYVFNLGRNEVQNFLIASALYWLREFHLDGVRVDAVASILYRDYSRKEGEWVPNRYGGRENLEAVAFLRRLNTTLYAECPGIATFAEESTAWPGVTLPVEYGGLGFGYKWNMGWMHDTLRFLERDPLFRGHHLDEISFGLVYAFSENFVLPLSHDEVVHGKRSLLGRMPGNDEQQFASLRLLYALMWAHPGKKLLFAGGEFGQRAEWRAQASLDWHLTRYPPHHGVQRLVRDVNHLAREHGALHERDCEPSGFEWIAYDDRRNGVVAFIRWDAARDGHVVCVCNFSGVRRDGYAVGVPRRTEYRELLNTDSSVYGGRDVGNAGAVKALDHPLHGRPFSLALTLPPLAAIWLAP, encoded by the coding sequence ATGACGGCGGACCAGCGCGCCGAAGCGCTCGAGCAGGGACGCGAAGGCGATCCGTTCGCCGTGCTCGGCCCGCACCCGCTCGGCAGCGGAACGGTCGTGCGTGCCTTTCTGCCCGGCGCGCGCAGCGTGCGCGTCGTGGGTGCGGACGGCCGCGCGCTCGCCGAAGCCGAACCGGTCGGCGAGAACGGGCTTTTCGAAGCGTATGCGGTCGCGCTGCCGGAGCGCTACAAGCTGCGCGTGAAGGACGCGCGCGGCACGCGCACGATCGAGGACCCGTACCTATTTGGCCCGCTGATCGGCGAGCTCGACGCGTGGCTCTTCGGGCAGGGGGACCACCACGATCTCTACCGCGTTCTCGGCGCGCATCCCGACGAGATCGACGGCGTGCAAGGGACGCGCTTCGCGGTGTGGGCGCCGAACGCGACGCGCGTCAGCGTCGTCGGCGACTGGAACGACTGGGACGGGCGCGTGCACCCGATGCGGCTGCGCCGTGAGGCCGGCGTGTGGGAGATCTTCCTCCCCGGCGTCGGGCCGGGCGCGCGCTACAAGTACGAGCTGCTCGGGCCGAGTGGCGAATTGCTCCCGCTGCGCGCCGACCCGTTCGCGTTTGCGGCGGAGCAGCGCCCGGCGAACGCGTCGATCGTCACCGCGCCTTCCGCGTACGAGTGGCACGACGACGCGTGGCTCCGGACGCGTGCCGAGAAACAGCGCCGCGACGCGCCGATTCAGATCTACGAAGTGCACCTCGGCTCGTGGCGCCGCGTCCCCGAAGAGGGCGACCGTTTTCTGACCTACCGGGAGCTCGCCGACCAGTTGATCCCGTACGTCAAGGAGCTGGGCTTCACGCACGTCGAGCTGATGCCGGTCACCGAGCACCCGTTCGACCTGAGCTGGGGCTATCAGACGACGAGCTGGTTCGCGCCGACCAGCCGCTTCGGTGAGCCCGACGAGTTCCGCGCCTTCGTCGACGCCGCGCACGCGGCCGGGATCGGCGTCATCCTGGATTGGGTTCCCGGACACTTTCCGACCGACGCGCACGCGCTCGGCCGGTTCGACGGAACGGCGCTCTACGAGCACGCCGATCCGCGCGAAGGATTTCACCGCGAGTGGGGCACGTACGTCTTCAACCTCGGCCGCAACGAAGTGCAGAATTTTCTGATCGCGTCGGCGCTGTACTGGCTGCGGGAGTTTCACCTGGACGGCGTGCGCGTCGATGCGGTCGCCTCGATCCTCTACCGCGACTACTCGCGCAAAGAAGGCGAGTGGGTTCCGAACCGCTATGGCGGGCGCGAGAACCTCGAAGCGGTCGCCTTCCTGCGCCGGCTCAACACGACGCTCTACGCCGAATGCCCCGGCATCGCGACCTTCGCCGAAGAGTCGACCGCCTGGCCCGGCGTGACGCTCCCGGTCGAGTACGGCGGGCTCGGCTTCGGCTACAAGTGGAACATGGGGTGGATGCACGATACGCTGCGGTTCCTGGAGCGCGACCCGCTCTTCCGCGGCCACCATCTCGACGAGATCTCCTTCGGCTTGGTCTACGCGTTCAGCGAGAACTTCGTGCTCCCGCTCTCGCACGACGAGGTCGTGCACGGAAAGCGCTCGCTGCTCGGGCGCATGCCGGGGAACGACGAGCAGCAGTTCGCGAGCCTGCGGCTGCTCTACGCGCTGATGTGGGCCCATCCCGGGAAGAAGCTGCTGTTCGCCGGCGGCGAGTTCGGGCAGCGCGCCGAGTGGCGCGCGCAAGCCTCGCTCGACTGGCATCTCACCCGCTATCCGCCGCACCATGGCGTGCAGCGGCTCGTCCGCGACGTCAACCACCTCGCCCGCGAGCACGGCGCGCTGCACGAGCGCGACTGCGAGCCGTCGGGTTTCGAGTGGATCGCGTACGACGACCGGCGAAACGGGGTCGTGGCGTTCATCCGCTGGGACGCCGCGCGCGACGGCCACGTCGTGTGCGTGTGCAACTTCAGCGGCGTGCGCCGCGACGGCTACGCCGTCGGCGTACCGCGCCGCACCGAGTACCGCGAGCTGCTCAACACCGACTCCTCCGTCTACGGCGGGCGCGACGTGGGTAACGCAGGCGCGGTGAAGGCCCTCGACCACCCGCTGCACGGGCGCCCGTTCTCGCTCGCGCTGACCCTGCCGCCGCTCGCCGCGATCTGGCTCGCGCCATGA